A part of Hydrogenobacter sp. T-8 genomic DNA contains:
- a CDS encoding 4Fe-4S binding protein gives ERGFQANIAPTVRPMDTSTCEMCGLCVYVCPVGAIISKPFKYWTRSWLLKREKTTCGLCPVGCEIQIEYGVGDWRSKEKVYRTKPTDELNICAKAFFGYDVLNHERLRSPKMYGREETSGNIANLLSMLLKGKHEETLLVLSPYMTNEDYDLIAQIVKITGVMVSSTLSLDLKAFLESYGEYQPIGIEDIKKADFYVFIGEDITSTAPVLSYYIKGRVYRIGKGTRDQKLNPIEIQKEDLQNLEGKGVIVFNAIGMKPQEAREWGAYLKDLCKEKGFRLMLLYDGNFLGFLKHIPLSWLSDLHEALQRAKNLVIFGEDLTDYMKMEELEKVFEGLEHLVVFSPFEDGLAQYAQIKIPMSLMGETDGTLTTLMGEKKTLKFLPKAFNHTEFLRSLLEYLPQGEKEPVVLKGEPKDFKREMHLYRSGWITRRSENLTRLYEKNTAVMEVLRLGSS, from the coding sequence CAAGTATTGGACAAGAAGCTGGCTCTTGAAGAGGGAAAAAACCACATGCGGTTTGTGTCCTGTAGGCTGTGAGATACAGATAGAGTATGGAGTGGGAGACTGGAGGTCAAAGGAAAAGGTGTATAGAACCAAGCCCACTGACGAGCTAAATATATGTGCCAAGGCTTTCTTTGGCTACGATGTGCTAAACCATGAGAGGCTTAGGTCTCCCAAAATGTATGGCAGGGAAGAAACCAGTGGCAACATAGCCAACCTCCTCTCCATGTTGCTTAAGGGAAAGCATGAAGAGACTTTACTTGTCCTATCCCCTTATATGACAAACGAAGACTACGACTTAATAGCTCAGATAGTAAAAATAACTGGCGTAATGGTAAGCTCAACCCTAAGTCTTGACCTAAAAGCCTTCCTTGAAAGCTATGGAGAATACCAGCCAATAGGCATAGAAGATATAAAGAAGGCGGACTTTTATGTTTTCATAGGAGAAGACATAACCTCCACCGCACCAGTGCTTTCCTATTACATCAAAGGCAGGGTATACCGTATAGGCAAAGGCACAAGAGACCAAAAGCTGAACCCCATTGAAATTCAAAAGGAAGACCTGCAAAACCTTGAAGGTAAGGGCGTGATAGTTTTCAATGCCATAGGCATGAAGCCACAAGAGGCAAGAGAGTGGGGTGCGTATCTCAAAGACCTTTGCAAAGAAAAGGGCTTTAGGCTTATGCTTTTATACGATGGGAACTTTCTTGGGTTCTTGAAACACATCCCATTGAGTTGGCTTTCGGACCTTCATGAAGCTCTCCAAAGGGCAAAGAACCTTGTCATCTTTGGCGAAGACCTAACGGACTATATGAAAATGGAAGAGCTTGAGAAAGTATTTGAAGGTCTTGAACATCTTGTAGTCTTTTCTCCCTTTGAGGATGGTCTTGCTCAATACGCTCAGATAAAAATACCCATGAGCTTAATGGGTGAGACAGATGGCACTCTTACCACTTTAATGGGAGAGAAAAAGACACTCAAGTTCCTGCCAAAAGCCTTCAACCACACGGAGTTTTTAAGGAGTTTGCTTGAGTATCTACCTCAAGGAGAAAAGGAGCCAGTGGTCCTAAAAGGCGAGCCAAAAGACTTCAAGAGAGAAATGCATCTGTATAGAAGTGGATGGATAACAAGAAGGAGCGAAAACCTCACAAGGCTTTATGAGAAAAACACTGCGGTGATGGAGGTGCTTAGATTGGGAAGTTCGTAA